The proteins below are encoded in one region of Paraburkholderia aromaticivorans:
- a CDS encoding cupin domain-containing protein translates to MAINKLHDEFHTLEMQRGWQLPEGYDPASGAQELILSGSLDTENRKGSRTRLLRLPAGLFTKRPFVHDYWEEVFLVEGDLTVGNDEVGQGGTPFNGYTYAVRPPGAYHGPFKSEKGCVLLEIHYFDPA, encoded by the coding sequence ATGGCAATCAACAAACTTCATGACGAGTTTCACACGCTGGAAATGCAGCGGGGCTGGCAATTGCCGGAAGGCTACGATCCCGCTTCCGGCGCGCAGGAACTGATCCTTTCCGGCTCGCTGGATACGGAGAACAGGAAAGGCAGCCGCACGCGTTTGCTGCGCTTGCCTGCCGGACTCTTTACGAAGAGGCCGTTCGTGCACGACTACTGGGAAGAGGTGTTTCTGGTGGAGGGCGACCTGACGGTCGGCAACGACGAAGTCGGTCAAGGCGGCACGCCGTTCAATGGCTACACCTATGCGGTGCGGCCGCCCGGCGCCTACCACGGTCCGTTCAAGTCGGAAAAGGGCTGCGTGCTGCTCGAGATTCACTACTTCGATCCGGCCTGA
- a CDS encoding flavin reductase family protein produces MRESTTTSTDNADTQRRFRTALSMFATGVAVITAPRDNAPPIGITVASFNSVSLDPPLILFSVDRRNLSLPDLSAVGTYAVNVLEEAQQDLSNRFAKANSDKWGGMPGVSEKRADAVLLPDSLATFECEPYAQYDGGDHVIFVGRVKKYQTRSEGRPLVFFGGRYHTLNGAHQPSA; encoded by the coding sequence ATGAGAGAAAGCACTACGACGTCTACGGACAATGCGGACACGCAACGGCGGTTTCGCACGGCGTTGTCGATGTTCGCGACAGGGGTGGCTGTAATCACGGCGCCTAGAGACAACGCGCCGCCCATCGGTATCACCGTGGCGTCGTTCAACTCCGTTTCGCTCGACCCGCCCTTGATTCTGTTTTCCGTCGACCGGCGAAACCTGAGCTTGCCCGACCTGAGCGCGGTCGGCACCTATGCGGTGAACGTGCTCGAGGAAGCCCAGCAGGATCTGTCGAATCGATTCGCCAAGGCGAACAGCGACAAATGGGGAGGCATGCCCGGCGTTTCGGAAAAGCGCGCCGACGCGGTTCTTCTGCCCGACTCGCTGGCCACTTTCGAATGCGAGCCGTATGCGCAGTACGACGGTGGAGACCACGTCATCTTCGTCGGTCGCGTCAAGAAATATCAAACCCGGTCGGAAGGCCGACCGCTCGTCTTCTTCGGCGGCCGATACCACACGCTCAACGGTGCTCACCAGCCTTCCGCTTGA
- a CDS encoding ABC transporter substrate-binding protein, producing the protein MFKRSALTAVPVAAMLCAALSHAADPVMTNGGVVKIGVLTDMSSIFSDIGGKGSVVAAQMAAEDFGGKVNGVPIKVISADHQNKTDVAATVARDWFDNQHVDMVEDLLPSSVALAVSNVAKEKHRIAIASGAGTTRLSNEDCSPYTIQYSYDTYAFTTSLVKSMARSGDNTWFFLTVDYALGASLEKDATAALTAAGGKVVGKAKHPINSSDLSSYLLQAQASKAKVIGLANAGSDTVNAIKTAREFGVIGQGKQKIAGLQLFISDINSLGLQAAQGMMLTTPFYWDRDDASRAWSQRFFARTGRMPTLVQAGVYSSTLHYLKAIKASGTDAADTVIAQMKKTPVDDFFAKNGTIRADGLMVHDMYLAEVKSPQQSKKPWDYYTIKQVIPAQEAFAPLSASRCPLVTAKSN; encoded by the coding sequence ATGTTCAAACGTTCCGCGCTTACCGCCGTGCCAGTCGCGGCCATGCTGTGCGCCGCTCTATCCCATGCCGCCGATCCGGTCATGACCAATGGCGGTGTGGTGAAAATCGGTGTGCTCACCGATATGTCTTCCATCTTCTCCGACATCGGCGGAAAGGGTTCCGTGGTCGCTGCGCAGATGGCGGCGGAGGATTTCGGTGGCAAGGTTAATGGCGTACCCATCAAAGTGATCAGCGCCGATCATCAGAACAAGACCGATGTGGCCGCCACCGTCGCGCGAGACTGGTTCGATAACCAGCACGTGGACATGGTCGAGGACTTGTTGCCGTCCTCCGTCGCGCTGGCGGTGTCGAACGTGGCGAAGGAGAAGCATCGGATCGCCATTGCGAGCGGCGCCGGGACCACACGTCTTAGCAATGAAGACTGCTCGCCGTACACGATTCAATACTCGTACGACACGTATGCATTCACCACGAGCCTCGTGAAGTCGATGGCGCGCAGCGGCGACAACACCTGGTTCTTTTTGACCGTCGACTATGCGCTCGGGGCGTCGCTGGAAAAGGACGCGACCGCCGCATTGACGGCAGCCGGCGGCAAGGTAGTGGGCAAGGCGAAGCATCCGATCAATTCGTCGGATCTCTCGTCCTATCTGTTGCAGGCTCAGGCGTCGAAAGCAAAGGTGATTGGCCTCGCCAACGCGGGCAGCGATACCGTGAATGCGATCAAGACGGCACGCGAATTCGGCGTGATCGGGCAAGGCAAGCAAAAAATCGCGGGTTTGCAGTTATTTATCAGTGACATCAATAGCCTGGGACTGCAGGCGGCGCAGGGAATGATGCTGACCACGCCTTTCTATTGGGACCGCGATGACGCAAGTCGCGCGTGGTCGCAACGCTTCTTCGCGAGAACCGGGCGCATGCCGACGCTGGTCCAGGCGGGCGTCTATTCGTCGACGCTGCACTACCTGAAAGCCATCAAGGCGAGCGGAACCGATGCGGCCGATACGGTTATCGCGCAGATGAAGAAAACCCCTGTCGACGATTTCTTCGCGAAGAACGGCACGATTCGCGCCGATGGCCTGATGGTCCACGACATGTATCTGGCCGAGGTCAAGAGCCCGCAACAGTCCAAAAAGCCGTGGGACTACTACACGATCAAGCAGGTCATTCCGGCGCAGGAAGCGTTCGCGCCGCTCAGTGCGAGCCGCTGTCCGCTCGTCACCGCGAAATCTAACTGA
- a CDS encoding branched-chain amino acid ABC transporter permease encodes MELFGIPLAAFSSQLVLGLMNGCFYAVLSLGLSVIFGLLNVINFMHGAFFMLGALLAWMGTNYLGLGYWPMLIAAPFVAGVLGALVERTMLRRIYKLDHLYGLLLTLGLTLIIEGLCRSLYGASGMSYPAPEGLMQGMQLGFMVLPAYRGWVVVASLLVCAGVWWTIERTNLGALLRAATENPKLVAAFGVNVPAMVTLTYSSGVALAALAGVLAAPVMQVSPLMGQSVIITVFAIVVIGGMGSIAGSVITSLCLGLIEGLTKMFYPEGSATVVFVIMALVLLVRPSGLFGNSK; translated from the coding sequence GTGGAACTCTTTGGTATTCCGCTTGCGGCGTTCTCCAGCCAACTGGTCCTCGGTCTCATGAACGGCTGCTTCTATGCTGTCTTGAGCCTGGGCTTGTCTGTCATCTTCGGGCTGCTGAACGTCATCAACTTCATGCACGGCGCGTTCTTCATGCTAGGTGCGCTATTGGCATGGATGGGCACGAACTATCTCGGTCTCGGCTATTGGCCGATGCTGATCGCCGCACCGTTCGTGGCCGGCGTGTTAGGGGCGCTCGTCGAGCGGACCATGCTGCGCCGGATCTACAAGCTCGATCATCTTTACGGCTTACTGCTCACGTTGGGCCTGACGTTGATTATCGAGGGACTATGCCGGTCCCTTTATGGTGCTTCGGGCATGTCCTATCCGGCGCCCGAGGGGCTGATGCAAGGCATGCAGTTAGGTTTCATGGTGCTGCCGGCTTATCGGGGATGGGTGGTGGTGGCGTCGTTGCTCGTGTGTGCCGGCGTCTGGTGGACGATCGAGCGTACGAATCTTGGCGCGCTGCTCCGCGCGGCGACCGAGAACCCCAAGCTAGTGGCGGCATTCGGCGTCAACGTACCGGCCATGGTCACGTTGACTTACAGCAGCGGGGTGGCACTTGCCGCGCTGGCCGGCGTGCTCGCCGCACCCGTCATGCAAGTGTCGCCGCTGATGGGCCAGAGCGTGATCATCACCGTGTTTGCGATCGTCGTGATTGGCGGCATGGGATCGATCGCGGGCTCGGTCATTACCAGTCTGTGCCTTGGCCTGATCGAAGGGCTGACCAAGATGTTCTATCCGGAAGGGTCCGCGACGGTCGTGTTCGTGATCATGGCGCTCGTGCTGCTCGTGCGTCCAAGTGGTCTGTTTGGCAATTCGAAGTGA
- a CDS encoding DUF2848 domain-containing protein — MKDISFEVEDSHGSFGRIISIDTLVIAGWTGRDTVAMEKHIRELEELGVKRPAYTPVFYRVAADRLEPTPKIQATGTQSSGEVEFVLLKDAGETFVGIASDHTDREVETYGITVSKQMCGKPCSRKLWRLSEVAGHWDELVLRSYATIDGERVLYQQGKVTAMRAPQDLLDEFARRDGRFVDRTAMLCGTLAALGGIRPAERFDIELEDPILRRSLTHSYAIETLPVVG, encoded by the coding sequence ATGAAAGACATTTCGTTTGAGGTCGAAGACAGTCACGGTTCGTTCGGGCGAATCATCTCGATCGACACGTTGGTCATCGCCGGCTGGACCGGCCGCGACACCGTCGCCATGGAAAAGCACATTCGCGAGCTGGAAGAGTTGGGCGTCAAGCGGCCGGCTTATACGCCCGTCTTTTACCGTGTCGCCGCCGACCGGCTCGAACCGACACCGAAGATCCAGGCGACCGGCACGCAGAGCAGTGGCGAAGTGGAATTCGTCTTGTTGAAAGACGCGGGCGAAACGTTCGTCGGTATCGCGTCCGACCACACCGATCGCGAAGTGGAAACCTACGGCATCACCGTATCGAAACAGATGTGCGGCAAGCCGTGTTCACGCAAGCTCTGGCGCCTGAGCGAGGTCGCCGGTCACTGGGACGAACTCGTGTTGCGTTCCTACGCGACGATCGACGGCGAGCGCGTGCTCTATCAGCAGGGCAAGGTGACAGCCATGCGCGCGCCGCAGGATCTGCTCGACGAGTTTGCCCGCCGGGACGGCCGCTTCGTGGATCGCACAGCCATGCTCTGCGGCACGCTCGCCGCGCTCGGCGGCATCAGGCCGGCCGAGCGTTTCGACATCGAACTCGAAGATCCGATCCTGCGGCGCTCGTTGACGCATAGCTATGCGATCGAAACGCTCCCCGTGGTCGGCTGA
- a CDS encoding 4-hydroxyphenylacetate 3-hydroxylase family protein encodes MIKNGTQHIASLRDGRQVYINGQAVGDVTAHPAFRNSIRSYANLYDFQARPENVEKMTFASPDTGRRISKIWQLPTSYDELVERRSALEAWTELHYGFMGRSPDHVASCISGMYMGIDVFEQYDPARAGALRDYYKYARDNDLFLTYVIVNPQANQAKAAHEQEDKYLAVGIVDQDAEGITVRGAKMLATSGIMANEVFCSCIQPLRPGDEMYALSFAIPMNAKGMKVMSRKSYEENSPSVFDNPLSSRYDENDAVLYFDDVKVPWERIFVAGDVAMCAKQFHATPAHSYQNYQCQVRLMVKLRFLVGVALKITEINGTNSFPQVRETLGQLASEASMVEAWVYGMEAKGRVENGYFVPDRNMLYGSQVVTQQLYSKVLNTLRELAGGGMIMLPSSIRDFENPDLLRIIEKTQKSPVCSPEERVKFFKLAWDAVGSEFASRHNQYELFYAGASFVTKGHAFRTYDWPRATSLVDELLSSYSLGAELATLQAA; translated from the coding sequence ATGATCAAGAACGGCACTCAACATATCGCGTCGCTGCGCGATGGACGGCAGGTCTATATCAACGGTCAAGCCGTCGGCGATGTGACGGCGCATCCCGCGTTTCGCAATTCCATTCGCAGCTACGCGAATCTGTACGACTTCCAGGCTCGCCCCGAGAACGTCGAAAAGATGACCTTCGCGTCGCCTGACACCGGGCGTCGCATCAGCAAGATCTGGCAACTGCCGACCTCCTATGACGAACTGGTCGAGCGGCGCTCCGCGCTCGAAGCATGGACGGAACTCCACTACGGCTTCATGGGCCGTTCGCCAGATCACGTCGCTTCGTGCATCTCGGGCATGTATATGGGCATCGATGTGTTCGAGCAGTATGATCCGGCGCGCGCCGGCGCCTTGCGCGATTACTACAAATATGCACGCGACAACGACCTCTTTCTCACCTATGTGATCGTCAATCCTCAGGCCAATCAGGCGAAGGCGGCGCACGAGCAGGAAGACAAGTACTTGGCGGTCGGTATCGTCGATCAGGACGCGGAAGGTATCACCGTGCGCGGCGCGAAGATGCTCGCTACCAGCGGCATCATGGCAAACGAGGTTTTCTGCAGTTGCATCCAGCCGCTACGCCCGGGCGACGAGATGTATGCGTTGTCGTTCGCCATACCCATGAACGCCAAGGGTATGAAAGTGATGTCGCGCAAATCGTACGAAGAGAATTCGCCTTCGGTTTTCGACAACCCTCTGTCGAGCCGCTACGACGAAAACGACGCAGTGCTGTACTTCGACGACGTCAAGGTGCCGTGGGAGCGCATCTTCGTGGCCGGCGACGTGGCAATGTGCGCGAAGCAATTCCACGCAACACCTGCGCACAGCTATCAGAACTACCAATGCCAGGTACGCCTGATGGTCAAGCTGCGCTTCCTCGTCGGTGTGGCGCTGAAGATCACGGAAATCAACGGGACCAACAGCTTCCCGCAAGTCCGCGAAACGTTGGGGCAACTCGCCTCTGAAGCGTCGATGGTGGAAGCGTGGGTCTACGGCATGGAGGCGAAGGGCCGCGTCGAGAACGGCTACTTCGTGCCGGACCGCAACATGCTTTACGGCTCGCAGGTGGTGACGCAGCAACTGTATTCGAAGGTGCTCAACACGCTGCGCGAACTCGCGGGCGGCGGAATGATCATGCTGCCGTCGAGCATTCGCGACTTCGAGAATCCGGATCTCCTGCGCATCATCGAAAAGACCCAGAAATCACCTGTCTGCAGCCCCGAGGAACGCGTCAAGTTCTTCAAGCTCGCGTGGGACGCTGTCGGCTCCGAGTTCGCGTCGCGCCACAACCAATACGAATTGTTCTATGCGGGCGCGTCGTTCGTCACGAAGGGCCACGCATTCCGCACCTACGACTGGCCGCGCGCGACGAGCCTCGTCGACGAACTGTTGTCGAGCTACTCGCTCGGCGCTGAACTCGCGACATTGCAGGCCGCCTGA
- a CDS encoding ABC transporter ATP-binding protein — protein MAHTDLILETSSLTKSFNGFTAVNAVDLRVRRGTIHALIGPNGAGKTTCFNLLTKFLTPTSGQIFFDGKEITRAAPASIARRGVIRSFQISAVFPHLSPVENVCIGLQRALGVSFRFWMSSAVLGRLRKRALELLDEVGLAAFADIKTAELSYGHKRALEIATTLAMDPVLMLLDEPTQGMGHEDVDRVTALIKKVSAGRTILMVEHNMKIISSISDTITVLQRGEVLAEGAYEVVAADPRVREAYMGTENGSLEH, from the coding sequence ATGGCGCACACCGACCTGATTCTTGAAACCAGCAGCCTCACCAAGTCGTTCAACGGCTTTACGGCTGTCAACGCCGTCGATTTGCGTGTCCGGCGCGGCACGATCCACGCACTGATCGGGCCGAACGGCGCGGGCAAGACGACCTGCTTCAACCTGCTGACCAAGTTTCTGACGCCCACATCAGGGCAGATTTTCTTCGACGGCAAGGAGATCACGCGCGCGGCGCCGGCCTCGATCGCACGACGTGGCGTGATTCGATCGTTTCAGATCTCCGCGGTATTCCCGCATCTGAGCCCGGTTGAGAACGTGTGTATTGGTTTGCAGCGCGCGCTTGGCGTGTCGTTCCGTTTCTGGATGAGTAGCGCGGTGCTCGGTCGACTCAGGAAGCGCGCGCTGGAACTGCTCGATGAAGTGGGCCTGGCCGCATTTGCCGACATCAAAACCGCCGAGCTTTCATACGGCCACAAGCGTGCGCTCGAAATTGCCACGACGCTCGCGATGGATCCGGTGTTGATGTTGCTCGACGAACCGACCCAAGGCATGGGTCATGAAGACGTGGATCGGGTCACGGCGCTCATCAAGAAGGTCTCGGCCGGCCGAACAATTTTGATGGTCGAACACAACATGAAAATCATTTCCAGCATCTCGGACACCATCACGGTGCTGCAACGCGGAGAGGTTCTCGCGGAAGGCGCCTACGAAGTCGTGGCCGCCGACCCTCGAGTGCGGGAAGCCTACATGGGGACCGAAAATGGATCGCTTGAACACTGA
- a CDS encoding amidase has product MLPAIDALRTQLANRHLDAQALLASCVGNIEADAGEGRRVFPHGTSPAAATQAMASDALRRYGVAGPLAGIPISVKDLFDVQGEITRAGARILPEQAAARDAVAIGRLRAAGAVFVGRTNMTEFAYSGLGINPHYGTPANPFDRETARIPGGSSSGAAVSVADGMAAAAIGSDTGGSCRIPAALCGVTGFKPTASRISLDGVVPLSCSYDSVGSMAPSVACCALIDSVMAGETDASTSPSSVRGLRLAVPTKPVLDDMDVHVAHAFEITLSRLAAAGAMLREVEFDSWNALAELTQHGGLVAAEAWAWHVDMICNQANQYDPRVLSRIRFGSQQSTAEYIRTQARRSLLCRQADIELQPFDAVVCPTVPIVAPRIADLADERVYTSTNRLLLRNPSIANLLDLCALSIPCHETGRAPVGVMLMGRPMSDRRLLAIGAGVEAILRHTG; this is encoded by the coding sequence ATGTTGCCCGCCATCGACGCCCTGCGTACTCAACTCGCCAATCGCCATCTCGACGCACAGGCGCTGCTCGCCTCATGTGTCGGGAACATCGAAGCCGATGCGGGTGAGGGCCGAAGAGTCTTCCCGCACGGCACCAGCCCCGCGGCGGCCACGCAGGCGATGGCGAGCGATGCGCTGCGTCGATACGGTGTCGCGGGCCCGCTCGCCGGAATCCCGATTTCGGTCAAGGACCTCTTCGACGTGCAAGGCGAAATCACCCGGGCTGGGGCGCGCATTCTGCCCGAGCAGGCAGCCGCGCGCGATGCCGTGGCGATTGGCCGGTTGCGTGCGGCCGGCGCCGTATTCGTGGGCCGAACCAACATGACGGAGTTCGCGTACTCGGGTCTCGGCATCAATCCGCACTACGGCACGCCGGCGAATCCGTTCGATCGCGAGACGGCGCGCATTCCTGGCGGGTCATCCTCCGGCGCGGCGGTGTCGGTGGCGGACGGCATGGCGGCAGCCGCGATCGGCTCGGACACGGGCGGTTCGTGCCGGATTCCCGCGGCCTTGTGCGGCGTAACCGGTTTCAAGCCCACCGCGTCGCGTATTTCACTGGACGGCGTGGTGCCCTTGTCGTGCAGTTACGACTCGGTCGGATCCATGGCGCCGAGCGTCGCGTGTTGTGCCTTGATCGATTCGGTCATGGCCGGCGAAACAGACGCGTCAACGTCGCCTTCTTCGGTACGCGGCTTGCGCCTCGCCGTGCCGACGAAACCGGTGCTCGACGACATGGACGTGCACGTGGCCCACGCGTTCGAGATCACGCTCTCCAGACTCGCGGCAGCCGGCGCGATGCTGCGAGAAGTGGAATTCGACAGCTGGAACGCACTCGCCGAGTTGACGCAGCACGGCGGACTGGTAGCTGCCGAAGCGTGGGCGTGGCACGTCGACATGATCTGCAACCAGGCGAATCAGTATGACCCGCGGGTTCTGTCCCGCATCCGTTTCGGCAGCCAGCAAAGCACAGCCGAATACATCCGCACCCAAGCTCGCCGCTCGCTGCTGTGCAGGCAGGCCGATATCGAATTGCAGCCGTTCGATGCGGTGGTATGTCCGACCGTACCCATTGTCGCGCCGCGCATCGCGGATCTTGCCGACGAGCGTGTCTATACGTCGACGAATCGGCTGCTACTGCGCAATCCGTCGATCGCCAACCTGCTCGATCTGTGCGCGTTGTCCATTCCTTGTCACGAGACGGGTCGCGCGCCCGTCGGTGTGATGTTGATGGGACGACCGATGAGCGACCGGCGTCTGCTTGCAATCGGCGCCGGTGTCGAAGCGATTCTGCGTCATACCGGCTGA
- a CDS encoding ABC transporter ATP-binding protein, which produces MDRLNTERLESLASADNQQTRADVLNIKGLHAWYGESHILHGVEVRAARGEVVTLLGRNGSGRSTTLKSVMGLTDARRGSICVNGRETIGMPPQGVARLGVGYCPEERGIFAGLSCEENLLLPPRLPVSNAIGMSLEEIYEIFPNLAERRASQGTRLSGGEQQMLAIARILRTGANLLLLDEISEGLAPVIVQTLARVITLLKSRGFTVLLVEQNFRFAAPLADRFYVMEHGQIVETFDASLLAEKTGVLQELLNV; this is translated from the coding sequence ATGGATCGCTTGAACACTGAACGCCTGGAGAGCCTGGCGTCGGCGGACAACCAGCAAACACGTGCCGATGTTCTGAATATCAAGGGACTGCATGCATGGTATGGGGAATCGCACATTCTGCACGGCGTCGAGGTTCGCGCGGCACGCGGCGAGGTGGTCACGTTGCTGGGACGCAATGGTTCCGGGCGCAGTACGACGCTTAAGTCCGTCATGGGTTTAACCGACGCACGGCGAGGGTCGATCTGCGTGAACGGCAGGGAAACGATCGGGATGCCACCGCAAGGCGTCGCGCGATTGGGTGTCGGTTATTGCCCGGAAGAGCGCGGCATTTTCGCGGGCTTGTCGTGCGAAGAAAACCTGCTGCTGCCGCCGCGGCTGCCGGTGTCGAATGCTATCGGCATGTCGCTCGAAGAGATCTACGAGATTTTTCCAAATCTCGCGGAACGCAGAGCGAGTCAGGGCACGCGCCTGTCGGGCGGCGAGCAGCAGATGCTGGCGATTGCGCGGATTTTGCGCACCGGCGCCAACCTGTTGCTACTCGACGAAATTTCGGAGGGGCTGGCGCCCGTGATCGTGCAGACGCTGGCGCGCGTCATCACGCTCCTCAAGTCGCGCGGCTTCACGGTGCTGCTGGTCGAACAGAACTTCCGATTTGCGGCTCCGCTCGCCGATCGCTTTTACGTAATGGAGCACGGGCAGATCGTCGAAACATTCGACGCAAGCCTTCTAGCCGAAAAGACTGGCGTGCTTCAGGAACTGCTCAACGTTTGA
- a CDS encoding branched-chain amino acid ABC transporter permease, producing the protein MRNWIVGVVVLGCLAVAPWMGAYPVFLMKLMCFALFACSLDLLLGYVGLLSFGHAAFFGGAAFIAGSAMRDHGCPPEVALLLGTGVGAALGLIFGLFAIRRKGIYFAMVTLAFAQMLFFFCVQAPFTGGEDGLQGVPRGRLFGVLPLDNDLTLYFVILSITTVVFLFLGRVIHSPFGRILTALRENEARTISLGYDVDRFKLLAFVLSAAMAGLAGAMKTLVLGFATLSDVHWTLSGTVILMTLIGGLGTRLGPVVGAVIVVVLESRLAAFGGWLADVTQIAWFQGLGESVSLLTGVMFVACVLLFRRGIVGECAQWMARRGRRRARGAERPAQHDAVRTGLAEGQGG; encoded by the coding sequence ATGCGAAATTGGATTGTAGGGGTTGTCGTGTTGGGCTGTCTGGCTGTCGCTCCGTGGATGGGTGCCTATCCGGTGTTCTTGATGAAGCTGATGTGTTTCGCCCTGTTCGCGTGCTCGCTGGATTTGCTGCTCGGCTATGTCGGCTTGCTGTCGTTCGGGCACGCGGCGTTCTTCGGCGGGGCCGCTTTCATCGCGGGCAGCGCCATGCGGGACCATGGCTGCCCTCCGGAAGTGGCGTTGCTTCTCGGTACGGGTGTGGGCGCGGCACTCGGGCTGATATTCGGGCTCTTCGCCATTCGCCGCAAGGGAATCTATTTTGCAATGGTGACGCTGGCCTTTGCGCAGATGCTGTTCTTTTTCTGCGTTCAGGCACCGTTCACGGGCGGTGAAGACGGTTTGCAAGGCGTACCGCGCGGGCGTCTGTTCGGCGTGCTTCCGCTCGATAACGATCTAACGCTGTATTTCGTGATCCTGTCGATTACGACGGTCGTCTTTCTGTTCCTTGGCCGGGTCATTCATTCTCCGTTTGGAAGAATCCTCACGGCGCTGCGAGAGAACGAAGCGCGGACGATTTCCCTCGGTTACGACGTGGACCGCTTCAAGCTTCTCGCGTTCGTACTATCGGCCGCAATGGCGGGGCTTGCCGGTGCGATGAAAACGTTGGTGCTGGGTTTTGCGACGCTCTCGGATGTGCATTGGACGCTATCCGGTACGGTCATTCTGATGACGTTGATCGGCGGCCTTGGAACGCGGCTGGGCCCGGTGGTGGGCGCGGTGATCGTCGTCGTGCTGGAATCCAGGTTGGCTGCGTTTGGCGGCTGGCTGGCCGACGTGACGCAGATCGCGTGGTTTCAAGGGTTGGGCGAGTCGGTCAGTTTGTTGACCGGCGTGATGTTCGTAGCCTGTGTTTTGCTGTTCAGACGCGGCATCGTCGGGGAATGCGCGCAATGGATGGCACGGCGCGGGCGTAGGCGAGCCCGCGGCGCTGAACGTCCGGCGCAGCACGACGCTGTGCGGACCGGGCTGGCCGAAGGGCAGGGCGGGTAA